The Crassostrea angulata isolate pt1a10 chromosome 1, ASM2561291v2, whole genome shotgun sequence nucleotide sequence ACAGATATAACTACAGAAGCCAGTTGGTGCCATTATATTGATCTTAAGATACTAGTATTTCTTTGAAGATATTCTCAGTATAAGCTTCCATCTAAGGTATGCACATATAAAAAAGCCATGTTTATTATCAGGCTGTTGCCagatgatacatgtaatgttgTGGTCGCCCGATATCTATCAGGCGACTTTAAGATAACATCAGGCACCAACCGACTTCGGTATATAACAATTTAGTCTGCTTTGAACACAACTCTTTGTTATGATCACCTGCAAGTATTATGATTGAGCAAGCTAGCCCGACCATCATCAGCATGAACACTGCCCAGAACACAAGTTTTCCTGCGCTCTGGGGTACTTTGGTTTTCTCTCCCACCAGGATGGCTTTGTACAGATTCCCTTGTCCATAAGGGTGTACGTAACGTCCGCCATTTAGGGGTTGTCTCAAAACTTGATCCACAATGTCACAAAATTGGTGGTCATCAACGTATCCGTCCTCAGGCTCAAAAGCTGGATTTGTAAAATCCTGGGATGACTGTGATAAAAAAAGACATAATATCAAAATCAACATACTTTAAATTCATAACAtggaaaaatcatttatttaataataactaataatttaattttgaacgTTTTACAGGAACGTTGATTATTGAacttaaatgtttaaattcaaCTAAAACGTTCATCAATCCagagaatattttaaatataacatttaacGTTCCagagaatattttaaatataacattttggAATTGTTGCATTAACGTATTAGTAAAAAGAAAAACGCTACAACATTATCACGTAACGCTACATTATCACGTAAAGATATGTGGTACAATCGGAATTAGGTATGGATCAATATTGTTGCGTTTTCAGCTACGGTTGACGGTATTAATTTTATCATGCTTTCAGTATTTTGTAACAGCAAAGGCAATTAAGTTAAGGCCATGATTTAAAGgggaaaacttttttttacaatcgGTTTTACAATGCAGACATTtatttgatgcaatatttatacACATTGGCTTCATCAAACATGTACACATAAATCTCGATCATCGTAAATTAATTCTATCGTTTGTTTGATCTCCACTTTAAGGTTAAAAGTCGATCAATATCCCATATTTGAGAAGACTTTTCTGTTTTAACATCAGAATCATTGATCTGTTTTTGGCTGTGCCATTGTAGGATTTGAAATCATTTTCTCAGGAGAGTACATAACCAGCACTATTACATGCCATTCGTTTTCAGTGTATGTAAAGCTCATTGGATTTAATTATGTTCCGAATCAGGGGGAAATCCCTGTTTATTCATTCTGCACACCTCGTCATTTCACATCAGTCAAGCAGAGTGTTTTTTTCTCCCTCAAGCGTCGTTATTTCTCATTGTGAGATGATGAAATTGAGCGGAAGTTCTTTGTGTTCTTAAACCTGTACCGTACTCCCTGTGATCAGTGTATCATCAAGGTTGATGGAGCACACTATGAGTTCTGGAGTTCTTTTCCGTCTGTCTCTGATGACACTGGCATCGTACGTACGTAACGATCGACGTAACGGTCTTTGTCACACTCGTTCCCAGGTCGTACTTCTTTATGACAATGTACCTTTGTAGGCAGCCCGTAATTCGCGTGTCATTGTttccttttatatataaataattgaaaGGTTAAACCCGTAGTCAGGGTAACGAGTACTTAGTCTAGTTTAATTGCAACCCTTAGAGTATATCTATTTTCTGTCAAATGCAATCAATCTTTATATTCTCGAAGATATCAatggaaatatatttatttattaaaattcaaacgtaaatttccatttgtaaaattaattgaaattttttaaaaattgcttttacATGTATGAACTTATAAAATGAGCTTAccacaatttttaattttttgtcctGCATCGTTTATGAAATTGTTCCGAGTATCTTAAAAAGTCACACCACTTACAGTGTTAAACTAGCTTTCAATGAGGAACGCGCCGTTTGGATCAGGCAAAGCGCCGACAGCTGCGGATATTCGGAAGACAAAGACTATGAAAGACAGAAAACCCGTTTATTAATCAACTTTTGGAATTGACAGATTTGCAATCCGTTTCAAAATATGGACGctgttaatatttaaatgatgCAAAAACCGTTGAACCCTGACTTATCCGGCTTTAAAGTCTTGGTCGCCTCGTATGAGATCTGTTAAAATCAACCTGGGAAGTAATACAGGTTATCAAGATTGAACTAAAAATGCGAATTgataaaatatgcaaattaCCACGCGACCTGTTACCATTTTAAACCGACAGATGTCTTGCTAACTATGGAATGTTGACAAAGTGAATTATTGAAGGATAGTTAATTTGTTATTGTTAGAagtttacaaatgtaaaatcGATACCAATAATGTCGATTTGATGTGATTTTTACAGCTTTCTGTCGGCAAGACGTGGTACCTTCGTGATTCCGCGGCtgtctttattatttttcatccatGATCTGTGATCTCTGAATACAGTGTTTTTTTTCTAGAGATTtccgtttttaaaaaattatttcggAAGGGTTTATTCTGGTGATTTTCTTATAATATATGAGGTAGATATTTTGTGTTCTtgtgaaattttctttttttaaatttttacaattttttttttatataagataCATGCAAGCACGATTTGATATTAATAACCATTATCTCTAGCGTATTCGAAGAATGAAAGAGATATATACCAAGCAAGCAGATATATTTTGCCAAATACGCACGGAATCCGACCTGGACTTAGAACACTATACTCAGTTGatgtaaattgtgaaaacaCCTGTTTGCAAGTTTTTGAATATTGCTATAAAGTTCTTCTTTTTTACGAAAAACTTTAACGTAATTCTTAAAgagtaaaattgttaaattccttttaaagaatgCTCGGTTACCTTTTTCTTGTACGTTCCATACAACTGATTTAAGGGCGAAAGATTGTTCGTTCCTTTGGGGAAAACTATCACATGGTCCGAAGGTGCACCTTCTGGTGCCGCAGGGGTAACGAAAATATTAGGTTCTGAGACCGTGTTCCGAAACGTGCCTAACTTCCGGTCCCCCAAGTTGTCCAATAACGGGTTCACACTCTCAATGCTGATTGGCAGACTGTTTTGCTTTGGAGTAATTTTGAGACGTTTAATTTCCGGGTTTCCAAGAATAATTCCACCGTCTTTGAGTTTCTTGTGATTGGTGCTATCAACATTGAAAACTTCATTGTTTGTCGAGATCTCTTTTTCCATTGTTTGTGGCAAAAGCATGTGTCAGGGAAAACATTGTACATTCAAACGCCATCGATTCTAAAATGAAAGGCAAAGCGTTAACTTTCacgtttttttttcctttaaaaagtgaggtttttataattaatttttagatatgCTATCGGTTAAATATGGAAATAACGTGTTTTCTTCCCCGATGTTCTCGTGTTGTAAATTCAAATCTAAAGGTCGAGTAAACAGAAGGCATtctttgaacatttattttttcctaGAGCTACATATATCGTGCACGAGATGAAAGAAAAACTAAATGGTTGAAAATATAGCTTTTTGTGATCGAAATAACTAATATAACACATATCAAACTCTTATGTGTTTAATTAAGACCCTTCCATTTAAGAAATatactatatatgtacataatcaatttttaaaataagccgtcaacctttttttttttgggggggggggggggtattatttATTATCAGCCGAAAGTGGTCAAATTCATGGTATTGTTGGTTGCATGCCCAAATAAACAAGGAAGCAATCAGTGTTTGAAAATAACTGTTACCTTTAACTTGTGACtcttttaaacaaacaaaattcgaAAAACTACTACAAGTTTTAAGCCTTATAGAATTTAATTCATGAGTATATCATTTGACTGATTTAAATTGGGAGCGTTTGTTGACTGTGATGCTGTAATAAATAAGTACGAAACCACGTTAGTAATTAAGATGTTATGGCTCCAATGGTACTTGtaggtatgtacatgtacttagccTATACTAGTCAGTTATTTACAGGTACTTTTGATGTTTTCTATTCAAATTTTACGTCTTCATTTAGAAAGTAGGGTACTCCATATTGACAGCATCCAAGAGAAAAGAACAGACAGGCGAACAGATTATTTAGAGCAGTA carries:
- the LOC128180292 gene encoding uncharacterized protein LOC128180292, with the protein product MLLPQTMEKEISTNNEVFNVDSTNHKKLKDGGIILGNPEIKRLKITPKQNSLPISIESVNPLLDNLGDRKLGTFRNTVSEPNIFVTPAAPEGAPSDHVIVFPKGTNNLSPLNQLYGTYKKKSSQDFTNPAFEPEDGYVDDHQFCDIVDQVLRQPLNGGRYVHPYGQGNLYKAILVGEKTKVPQSAGKLVFWAVFMLMMVGLACSIIILAETYKSDQYLPPLSNSNATKGQ